In the Planctomycetia bacterium genome, one interval contains:
- a CDS encoding DUF2235 domain-containing protein: MKNLVVCCDGTANGLTRNRTNVIRMWLSVERDPDQIAYYDPGVGTLGSPGGLTKLRRRLDRAIDMATGTSLRQNVLEAYEFLMETYEQGDRLFLFGFSRGAYTARVLAGILDMFGLMPKGSKNLLPYVWQIYSNDEQDVGSIGKRFELANALKRLNRKPTVQFLGVWDTVSSWGWFFNFKSLPRTAYYEHVEQICHAVALDERRAAFRQNRFRARSQGLLEVWFPGVHSDVGGGYTEAEGGLAKAAFAWMVLQAKTQGLRFNEKTLQELLGGESSRQPHRSLRGLWWILEYFPRRTWKATDDGRGRHVWRLNQGRPRFVPPDAKRHEEPVSLERVSA, encoded by the coding sequence GTGAAGAACCTCGTCGTGTGCTGCGATGGAACCGCGAACGGTCTCACGCGAAACCGCACGAACGTGATTCGGATGTGGCTAAGCGTGGAGCGCGACCCCGATCAGATCGCCTACTACGACCCTGGTGTTGGAACGCTGGGTTCTCCTGGAGGCTTGACGAAGCTGCGGCGCCGGCTGGATCGCGCGATCGACATGGCGACGGGCACGAGCCTGCGCCAGAACGTGCTCGAAGCGTACGAATTCCTAATGGAGACCTACGAGCAGGGGGATCGGCTCTTCCTCTTCGGCTTCAGCCGCGGCGCCTACACCGCGCGCGTCTTGGCTGGGATCCTCGACATGTTCGGGCTGATGCCCAAGGGCTCGAAGAACCTGCTCCCGTACGTGTGGCAGATCTACAGCAACGATGAACAGGATGTGGGCTCAATCGGCAAGCGCTTCGAGCTCGCAAACGCGCTGAAGCGCTTGAATCGCAAGCCTACGGTCCAATTCCTCGGCGTGTGGGACACGGTCAGCTCGTGGGGTTGGTTCTTCAACTTCAAGTCCCTTCCCCGGACCGCGTACTACGAGCACGTGGAGCAGATCTGCCACGCAGTCGCGCTCGACGAACGCCGAGCTGCATTTCGTCAGAACCGCTTCAGAGCTCGAAGCCAGGGGCTGCTCGAGGTGTGGTTCCCGGGAGTCCACTCCGACGTGGGCGGCGGATACACCGAGGCCGAAGGCGGGCTCGCGAAGGCCGCGTTCGCCTGGATGGTCTTGCAGGCGAAAACCCAAGGGCTGCGGTTCAACGAGAAGACTCTGCAAGAACTCCTTGGCGGCGAATCGAGTCGCCAGCCGCACCGCTCGTTGCGGGGACTGTGGTGGATCCTGGAGTACTTCCCGCGGCGCACGTGGAAGGCGACTGACGATGGGCGTGGCAGGCATGTCTGGCGGCTCAATCAAGGTCGACCACGGTTCGTTCCGCCGGACGCGAAGCGCCACGAGGAACCCGTGTCCTTAGAGAGGGTCTCGGCATGA